The following are encoded together in the Phaseolus vulgaris cultivar G19833 chromosome 9, P. vulgaris v2.0, whole genome shotgun sequence genome:
- the LOC137822792 gene encoding peamaclein-like produces MMKLVFANALLVCLLLSSSFLEISMAGSGFCDSKCARRCAKAGVKDRCLKFCGICCEKCHCVPSGTYGNKDECPCYRDLKNSKGKGKCP; encoded by the exons ATGATGAAGCTTGTGTTTGCAAATGCTCTCCTTGTGTGCCTTCTCCTCAGCTCCTCTTTCTTGGAAATCTCAATGGCTGGTTCTG GTTTCTGTGACTCAAAGTGTGCACGGAGGTGTGCCAAAGCCGGGGTTAAGGACAGATGCTTGAAGTTCTGTGGAATCTGCTGTGAGAAGTGCCACTGTGTGCCATCTGGGACTTACGGAAACAAGGACGAGTGTCCTTGCTACAGGGACTTGAAGAACTCCAAGGGCAAGGGCAAATGCCCTTGA